The region TTAAGACCGGCAAAATTCCAATTATTATTGGAGGTGGACACAATAATGCTTATGGAAATATAAAAGGCTTAGCACTTGCTAAGGGAAAATCTGTAAATGCAATAAATTTTGATGCACATACAGACTTCAGAATTATGGAGGGTCGCCACAGTGGAAATGGATTCACCTATGCTTTTGAAGATGGATTCTTAAAAAAATATTTTATTTTTGGATTGCATGAAAATTTTGTTTCTAAAAGCGTATTCCATACATTAAAATCGATTTCTGAAAGAGTAAAGTACAATACTTATGAAGAAATTGCCGTTAGAAAAGAAAAAAGTTTTTCAACAGAACTTACAACAGCTTTAAAATTTGTAGGTGATACATCTTTTGGTTTAGAATTAGATTTAGATGCAATTCCAGGCATACACAGTAGTGCAATGACTTTAAGTGGATTTAGTGTTGAAAAAGCACGTCATTTTATACATTTTTTTGGAAAGGAAGAAAATGTAGGCTATTTACACATTTGCGAAGGAGCTCCAGATTTAGATGATTCTAGTAATAATCATCTAACTGGAAAACTTATTGCAACTATGATTGTCGACTTTATAAAAAGCAAACAGTTAACTGATTACTAATTAATTAATGAATTTTAGAGAAATAAGTTATAATTTTTTTAAAAAAAGTATTGATAATTAAATTAGTAGTTTTAAATTTGTAAAATCAAGAAAAGAAATTGGCATTAATGAGTGAATTATCAAAAGTAATTGATTCTCTTGAAGTTAAATTCTTCAAATTATCAAAAAAATTGGAGAATTTTGAAAAGCTAAATAATGATTTAGTTCAAGAATTATCAGTGGTTAAGGAGATAATGAAACAAAAAGAAGAAAAAATTCATTCATTAGAAAAAGAGCTTGAAAGCTTGAAAATAACCAATTCTCTTTTAGGCAGTGATGAATATAAAAAAGAAACTAAGCTAAAAATAAACGCTTTAATTAGAGAAATCGATTATTGTATAGCACAACTTTCTGAATAAAATGACAGAAAAGTTAAAAATTAAAATATCAATAGCTGATCGTGTTTATCCCTTAACTGTGGAACCAGCACAAGAAGAAGGTTTACGAACTGCTTCTAAAAAAATAGATGCTACGATACGAAAATTTGAAGAAAGCTATGCAGTTAGAGATAAACAAGATGTATTAGCCATGTGTGCATTACAATTTGCTTCTCAGATTGAACAAAATCAAATTGACAAAAGTACATCCTTAGAAGATGCTTTTGAACGATTAAAAAAATTAAACGACAAAATTGATAGCTTGTTACTTAAATAGAAATACGTTCTTATTTTAAAACAAAGATACTGCCTACATTAGTATAATTTTGATAAACTCAACACTAACTATTAAAAGAGTAAATCTGCACTACTAAAGCATGTTACTTCGTGTAAATCCTTGAACAGTGCGCTAGCTCAAATCCTGTTTATACGAGTTTATTCAAACTCCTAATGTAGGCTTTTTTTATATATAACAATTAAATTATGACACTAACAATTATTTTAAGTATCGTCGCCGGAATTGCAGTTGGGTTTGGAATTGCTAAATTTTTAGAAAAAAGCAATGTTTCAAACTTAATTAAAAATGCAAAAAAAGAGGCCGCATCTATATTAAAAGACGCTAAAGCTGAAGCTGAATCTATCAAAAAAGACAAATTATTACAAGCTAAAGAAAAGTTTTTAGAGTTAAAATCGGAGCATGAAAAGGAAATTTTAGCTAAAGACAAAAAAATTGCTGAAGCTGAAAAAAGAACAAGAGACAAAGAATCTCAAGTTTCAAATGAATTAGCTAAGAATAAAAAACTTAACGACGAATTAGAAACAAAACTTGAAGATTACAATAATCGAGTAGATTATTTAGAAAAGAAAACTCAAGAAATTGATAAATTACACAAAAGTCAAGTTGAACAATTAGAAGCTATTTCAGGATTATCTGCAGAAGAAGCAAAAAATCAATTAGTTGAAAGTTTAAAAGCTGAGGCGAAAACAGATGCCATGGCTCATATTCAAGAAACTATTGAAGAAGCTAAAATGACGGCTCAACAAGAGGCTAAAAAAATCATTATTAATACCATTCAACGTGTGGGTACTGAAGAAGCTATTGAAAACTGTGTATCCGTATTCAATATTGAATCTGACGATGTAAAAGGTAGAATTATCGGTAGAGAAGGTAGAAATATTCGTGCCTTAGAAGCTGCAACTGGGGTTGAGATTATTGTAGACGATACACCAGAAGCAATTATTTTATCTTGCTTTGACCCAGTAAGAAGAGAAATTGCCCGTTTAGCATTACATAAATTGGTTACTGACGGTCGTATTCACCCGGCTCGTATTGAAGAAGTGGTTGCTAAGACCCAAAAACAAATTGAAGAAGAAATTATTGAAGTGGGTAAACGTACTGTAATTGATTTAGGTATTCATGGATTACACCCAGAATTAATCAAGATTGTGGGCCGAATGAAATACCGTTCTTCTTATGGACAAAATTTATTACAACACTCAAGAGAAGTTGCTAAACTTTGTGGATTAATGGCTGCTGAACTAGGCTTAAATGTTAAGTTAGCTAAAAGAGCTGGTTTATTACACGATATAGGTAAAGTTCCTGAAACTGAAAGTGAACTACCACATGCAATTTTAGGTATGCAGTGGGCTGAAAAATATGGTGAAAAAGAAGAAGTTTGCAACGCAATTGGAGCACACCACGATGAAATTGAAATGAAATATTTGATTTCTCCAATTGTTCAAGTTTGTGATGCAATTTCTGGAGCTAGACCTGGAGCTAGAAGACAAGTATTAGATTCTTACATCCAACGTTTAAAAGATTTAGAAGATATCGCTTATGGCTTCCAAGGTGTTAAAAATGCCTATGCAATTCAAGCAGGTAGAGAATTACGTGTATTAGTAGAAAGTGAAAAAGTTAGCGATGAAATGGCAGCTACATTATCATTCGATATCTCACACAAAATTCAAACTGAAATGACCTACCCTGGTCAGGTTAAAGTTACGGTAATTAGAGAAACTCGTGTTGTTAACATTGCAAAATAATTCTCCAAAACATATAAATTAAAAAGTCCGATAGATTCTATCGGACTTTTTTTATGCTGTGGATATAGATTTAAGCATAAAAAAATCCTCATTTGAGGATTTTTTGAGTTTACTATACTATTTTATTTTTTAGTTTTTGGTTTGGTTTTATTCTCTATTACTTTAATGATAACATAATAAATCAAAATAAAAGAAATTAAACGCAACCCCATAAATAGATTTTCACTCTTCATGAAACGTAAAAACTC is a window of Flavobacterium indicum GPTSA100-9 = DSM 17447 DNA encoding:
- a CDS encoding arginase family protein — protein: MENLKIFNANDLARLTQHRSGEVKFGEKILTVPKDENPFEFIKNCEANFVLLGLPEDIGVKANFGRVGTASAFHSTLKSLVNFQHNKFCKGRELIALGEINFSEEMEIASNLDATIKEDRKQLFKLVEKIDKEVSHIICNIIKTGKIPIIIGGGHNNAYGNIKGLALAKGKSVNAINFDAHTDFRIMEGRHSGNGFTYAFEDGFLKKYFIFGLHENFVSKSVFHTLKSISERVKYNTYEEIAVRKEKSFSTELTTALKFVGDTSFGLELDLDAIPGIHSSAMTLSGFSVEKARHFIHFFGKEENVGYLHICEGAPDLDDSSNNHLTGKLIATMIVDFIKSKQLTDY
- the rny gene encoding ribonuclease Y gives rise to the protein MMTLTIILSIVAGIAVGFGIAKFLEKSNVSNLIKNAKKEAASILKDAKAEAESIKKDKLLQAKEKFLELKSEHEKEILAKDKKIAEAEKRTRDKESQVSNELAKNKKLNDELETKLEDYNNRVDYLEKKTQEIDKLHKSQVEQLEAISGLSAEEAKNQLVESLKAEAKTDAMAHIQETIEEAKMTAQQEAKKIIINTIQRVGTEEAIENCVSVFNIESDDVKGRIIGREGRNIRALEAATGVEIIVDDTPEAIILSCFDPVRREIARLALHKLVTDGRIHPARIEEVVAKTQKQIEEEIIEVGKRTVIDLGIHGLHPELIKIVGRMKYRSSYGQNLLQHSREVAKLCGLMAAELGLNVKLAKRAGLLHDIGKVPETESELPHAILGMQWAEKYGEKEEVCNAIGAHHDEIEMKYLISPIVQVCDAISGARPGARRQVLDSYIQRLKDLEDIAYGFQGVKNAYAIQAGRELRVLVESEKVSDEMAATLSFDISHKIQTEMTYPGQVKVTVIRETRVVNIAK
- a CDS encoding cell division protein ZapA, translating into MTEKLKIKISIADRVYPLTVEPAQEEGLRTASKKIDATIRKFEESYAVRDKQDVLAMCALQFASQIEQNQIDKSTSLEDAFERLKKLNDKIDSLLLK